The genomic window CCTCGCAGTATTCGTGAGTcgcagtgtttgttgtgtggCTAACGTTTTTCACGACATTCCAATGGAACGCAATTCACGAAACTCACGTTTCACTGAAGTTCACActggaaacacaacatattCTATCTATACAAATCAAAGATTCATGTCGCCGTGTGAAAGCAGCAGGTTCTATCCCATAATCTGGGTGGCGCTGTTTCACAGACACAAATCTCCTCACTATGTCGTAGCTGGACTGaagtaaaaacatcacaataggTGAATCCACGAGATTTTCCTCGACTGAACTGACACTTTCTTCGTCTTCTACCTCACCCTGTCACGCGTTTCACTAACACTTTTATGTTGCCGTCgagtcacacttttttttattattgttgtttttttcatgttgaaCCACAACCTGCCACTGGGGGGCGTTGCCCTTCAGACTTGATCAAAAATGCTGTGAATGAAAACCAAGtcagtgtttggtttgtttctcgtaaaaaaagaacaaacaaaggcTGCATCCCGAACTTCTCTGTCTGCGTCCGTTACATGCTCTTCGTGTTCTCGATGCTGGAAATATGTCGTGTTCTGTAAAACTCAAGTTAATGTTTATGTGAAAAGTAAAGACGGTAACATTCGATTTAACGAAGTCCAGGCtgatttttttcacagtttACTACATTTTTTTCTGAAGGAAAATTGTTCTGAATTGCGAGTTTTATTGAACGCGTCATTCCGTCCGTTTAAGGTTCATGGTAGTACTTTAACAAGCCTTTAGGGTTAgctctgctgtgattggccgATGCTAACAGCACATGTACAgcacttttgaaaaaaacaaaacaaatgaatctcGACTTTGTGACTTTTGTTCGCAGTTTCACGACAAATGTCCACCGACGAGAGTAGCTCATTAACCCGATGCTAGCACCGTGTCGTTGCTAATAAACAAACGTGTTAGCTTTAATGTGACAATCAATGTGgagggggtggagtcaaacATTCCAGTATCGCTAAAAGTTTTAAGAATCACGTTGACCAAATGTGTAACACAAATAATCTGGAGCTTGACAAATTTCACATAAATGAGAGCAGGTCATCCGGCTCCGACATGACTCCGCCCATTTTTGTTGACCAGTGTTTGTCGTACGAACACTTTTAGTTGCTGAGTGTTTCAGTGAATGACAGACTCCCTCTAGTGGCCGGAacgtttctcacacacacacgcactattTTACACTAAactattatttgttatttatgtaactttttttttacccaaccaaactttgtatttttatttttctcacattgtattttattttgaaaatctctATACAGTGTTTACGTAACATTCTCTTAAGTGTAAAAGTCACAAAGACAAACTATCACCCAAATCTCACGATGTTTTCATGACGTCTCGCGTTGTTTGAGTTATCGCAGCCTCGATGCAGCTTCACTTTGATTCCACGATGTTTGGCTGCGAACGTTTTTCTGCTTTgatccaaataaaaacaacaaataaagaaaaaaactaaataaacccGAACATGTCTGgggtttttacacacacattttatttgacatattcTTGAACAGTGCGTCACTGCCCCCTCCTGGACAAACGCAGAAACCACAGGTCtaaatggaacaaaaacatgtttttaaaggatTTAGAAATGAGATTCTAAACGCAAGATTTCCCTCAAACAAGGCGAGATTTCATTAAAACATCGCATGCTTCGGATGACTGAAATCAGAAATCATCTTAATGGCGATTTCATGAGAGTTTGACTgcaaaaagtgtgtttgtttaaaaactaCGATGCGCAGACATGCTCGCCCTGCAAGACCGGCTCAGGGCAGCGTGCATCTCCTGGTTGGAGATCCCTGAAGTTCAGCAATGGCtgaagtagagctgaaacaattaatcgacaactattttgataatcgataatcgctttgaagcttttttcatgattaaaactagatttctgattgtttaagcttcttaaatgtgagtattttcttcatttcttgtctctggataacaaagaaatcattacaagtgaattgttttggtttgtggacaaaacaagacatttgagatcatcatcatcatcatcatttccaggtttgacgaacaagGTGCTCTGAtagtttatggaccaaacgattaatcgattatgaaaatcatcgtgagttgcagctctaggTTGAAGCCTGAGAACACTGAGAACATATATTGCCTCCATGGGCATCAACGCTGTTAAGTCACATATGCACGGCGCCCGTCACAGGACTGCCGCTGGCAGCTGTCTGTCCCTACTTTAACCCGAACCCAGCTTATCAGTTCCTTCGTTCCGGTTGTGTTCTATAGATTTAATTGCAAACTaaaactgtttgtgttgtgttgctgatTACAGCTTGAAATGGCGATAAGGTCTTAAAATATTTTGAGAAGGTCTTGAAAAAGTCTTAGAAAGGTATTGAAATTAACATATACCCtggaaattacaaaaaacaaacgcaGCATGAGAAGGAAAGTGGGAGGGGCTATGTACGAGAGGAAACCCTAATGTCAGAGATTAGATTTGGATTCACTGTAGATTATTCATAATCAGCCAATGTAAAAACATGTGATCACTGTGGACACGAGCGGAGACAATGAATCTGGACGACAATCACTGTTGCACCTTAATCTGTTCTGCTTTATTTCTCTCCagccttgttttcttcttttctctttttgtaaTTACATAGCATTTCACGTGGCACTTTAACCGTACTGCAATGTTTAACTGTACTGCAGTTTAACAGGCTGCTGCTATATATCATTTACATTGATCTCTACACTGACAATTGCTGCTTAACGTCTTAGGGAagtgtgaatgtgcgtgtgtaagtgtgtatttaaatatttcaatctTTAGATCCCTGTGAAAcgctctctctttgtgttgcactacttgttgtatgtacagcttaatgacaataaaagtgatttgatttgatttgatttgaatgaatgaatgaatgaatgaatgaatgcttctttacatttcagaaataaaaaatatgttcaCAAATGGACAAAGTGTGTCTCTGAAAGTGATGGACATGGACCAGTGAGACGCTGGGACAAAGCATATCAGTCCAGTTTGAGAGGTTTTTGtcctttaatattatttttgtttttttgacgaTTGAATTGtagctcctcctctttctgtcGCAATGAAACGACATCATCTACTCATTAGAGAATATTTATCACTTTGATTGACATGATGTAGACTGTCAATCAAACTGACACTGttgtaattattgttattattgttattggcAGAGTTCTGAACAGATGTGCAATCACAGTCCTCACCCGGTGGTGGCGGTAATGCCCCAAACCGTCTTAACCGCCATCAAACCTcaacgaagaagaagaatacgCTGCACTTCACACTTCCGGGTGGATTGACGGCAGCGCGGCCATGTTTCCGGCGGTGACTGGACCGAGAGAAGCGCTGACTCACGCACTTCGTGTTAAGCTCTTATGCGTAAACCCCGTAGCTTTTGCGGCCGCGTTCGTGCGCAGCTTCACGGGCGCAAAGGACGAACGACCGCCGCCATTTGACGCTTCGCTGCTGCGCGTGCTGGTGTGTCCGCTCTCCAAGAAAGCGCTCAGGTAATTCCGCTCACGATCAGAGCCAAAATGGCGGCGTCGACCACCGTTCCAGTTTCACTCTTAACTGCGGTGAAGTGAGCAAGGGTTAACAAGAGTGAGCAAGGGTTAACAAGAGTGAGCAAGGGTTAACAAGAGTGAACAAGGGTTAACAAGAGTGAGCAAGGGTTAACTAGAGTGAGCAAGGGTGAGCAAGGGTTAAAAGAGATAGCAAGGGTTAACTAGAGTGAgcactaatctaatctaactaGAGTGAACAAGGGTTAACAAGAGTGAACAAGGGTTAACTAGAGTGAACAAGGGTTAAAAAGAGTGAGCAAGGGTTAACAAGAGTGAACAAGGGTTAACTAGAGTGAACAAGGGTTAACAAGAGTGAACAAGGGTTAACTAGAGTGAGCAAGGGTTAAAAAGAGTGAGCAAGGGTTAACTAGAGTGAGCAAGGGTTAACTAATCTAATTGAGTGAACAAGGGTTAACAAGAGTGTTAACTAAGAGTGAACAAGGGTTAAAAAGAGTGAGCAAGGGTTAAAAAGAGATAGCAAGGGTTAACTAGAGTGAACAAGGGTTAACTCTGAGTGAGCAAGGGTTAAAAAGTGAGCAAGGGTTAACAAGAGAAAAGGAAGGAGTTAAAAGAGATAGCAAGGTTAACTAGAGTGAGCAGGAGTGAGTGAGCAAGGGTTAAAAGAGAGATAGCAAAGGGGTTAACTAGAGAGCAAGGGTtaactaatctaatctaactaGAGTGAACAAGGGTTAACAAGGAACAAGGGTTAACTAAGAGTGAACAAGGGTTAAAAAGAGTGAGCAAGGGTTAACAAGAGTGAACAAGGGTTAACTAGGTGACAAGGGTTAACAAGAGTGAACAAGGGTTAACTAGAGTGAGCAAGGGTtaactaatctaatctaactaGAGTGAACAAGGGTTAACAAAGTGAACAAGGTTTAAAAGAGCAAGGGTTAACAAGAGTGAACAAGGGTTAACTAGAGTGAGCAAGGGTCTAACTAAGAACAAGGGTTAACAAGAGTGAGCAAGGGTTACTAAGAGTAAACAAGTGTTAACTAGAGTGAGCAAGGGTtaactaatctaatctaactaGAGTGAGCAAGGGTTAACTAGAGTAAGCAAAGGGTTAGAGACGGCGTGAGCAGGGTTAGTGAGCAGGGTTAGCGAGAGGGTTAGCAAGG from Solea senegalensis isolate Sse05_10M unplaced genomic scaffold, IFAPA_SoseM_1 scf7180000017685, whole genome shotgun sequence includes these protein-coding regions:
- the zgc:162634 gene encoding protein preY, mitochondrial; protein product: MFPAVTGPREALTHALRVKLLCVNPVAFAAAFVRSFTGAKDERPPPFDASLLRVLVCPLSKKALRYDAQTNELINDELGIAYPVIHGIPNMIPQDARLIQKEVDAQ